The proteins below come from a single Deltaproteobacteria bacterium genomic window:
- a CDS encoding DsrE family protein — MAEKEEKVLFICTHAGDDPEKAAMPFVMACAALAMDVKALVVLQGEGVFLAKKGYCETLAKPGGFESLTKLIADFLELGGELKVCVPCIRIRNIAESDLIDKTGTTAAGQLITESLKANAVFTY; from the coding sequence ATGGCGGAAAAAGAAGAAAAAGTCCTGTTTATCTGCACCCACGCCGGGGATGATCCGGAAAAGGCGGCCATGCCTTTTGTCATGGCCTGCGCGGCCCTGGCCATGGACGTCAAGGCCCTGGTGGTTTTGCAGGGCGAGGGCGTTTTCCTGGCTAAAAAAGGCTACTGCGAAACCCTGGCTAAACCGGGAGGCTTTGAATCCCTGACCAAACTGATTGCTGATTTTCTGGAATTGGGAGGGGAACTGAAGGTCTGTGTCCCCTGTATCAGGATCCGTAATATTGCCGAATCCGATCTGATTGATAAGACCGGGACAACGGCTGCCGGCCAACTCATCACCGAATCGCTCAAGGCCAACGCCGTCTTTACCTATTAA
- a CDS encoding TolC family protein — protein sequence MKRPLIGLLVVFFFFGVVGPGKSNGLEKQIALKEAVKTALEENHDLRAMGNRLFAQEADIGMARSAFLPKIAFEERATRTNNPPTAFMMKLNQGRFSQSDFEIGSLNNPQPVTDLQTLLTLEQPLYDPKVSLGLAMAQKEHAAQNESYYRKKEELTLKVARVYLQVHTAKAFIEVSQKALEDAREHLRVVEVRYKNGLGLYSDILRASTAVTSAEQQMVSAEKNLAVSKRMLGLLLGKTDPLDTDDQNISLPLNPINYYTGASEGRKDLKALKMRHENAQSTVKLAEAKYFPTIHLGGTYQLNDHNTPLGSEGKSWLLSAALRWDLFDGMNRKYERAKALQTVKETEELLKGLDQMVSFKIHEAYLTVQEAQKNAELARAALKTAEEGQRLVKSRYENSLSPLVDFLDVQVHLNQARADRVAKENEYLFALIHLGFESGTILKDLNIE from the coding sequence ATGAAGAGGCCCCTTATTGGCTTGTTGGTGGTATTCTTTTTCTTTGGTGTCGTCGGGCCGGGAAAAAGTAATGGCCTGGAAAAACAAATCGCCCTGAAAGAGGCCGTTAAAACCGCCCTTGAAGAAAACCATGACCTCCGGGCCATGGGAAACAGGCTTTTCGCCCAGGAAGCCGATATCGGTATGGCCCGCAGTGCCTTCCTTCCAAAAATCGCCTTCGAGGAGAGGGCCACCCGCACCAACAACCCGCCGACGGCCTTTATGATGAAACTGAATCAAGGCCGGTTTTCCCAATCCGACTTTGAGATCGGTTCCCTCAACAACCCCCAACCGGTTACCGACCTCCAGACCCTGTTGACCCTTGAACAACCGCTTTATGACCCGAAAGTCTCCCTTGGGCTGGCTATGGCCCAAAAGGAACATGCGGCTCAGAATGAAAGCTATTACAGAAAAAAGGAGGAGCTGACCCTGAAAGTCGCCCGGGTCTATCTCCAGGTCCATACGGCTAAAGCGTTTATTGAAGTCAGCCAAAAGGCCCTCGAAGATGCCCGGGAACACTTGAGGGTCGTCGAAGTAAGATACAAAAATGGGCTGGGTCTTTACTCCGATATCCTGAGGGCCTCAACGGCCGTCACTTCGGCCGAGCAACAAATGGTCAGCGCCGAGAAAAATCTGGCCGTGTCTAAGAGGATGTTGGGGCTCCTCCTGGGGAAAACCGATCCTCTGGATACGGATGATCAAAATATCAGCCTCCCTTTGAACCCCATTAATTATTATACCGGGGCCTCTGAGGGAAGAAAAGACCTCAAGGCCCTGAAGATGCGCCACGAGAATGCCCAAAGCACGGTTAAGCTGGCGGAAGCCAAATATTTTCCGACCATCCATCTGGGAGGGACGTATCAGCTCAACGACCACAATACGCCTTTGGGTTCCGAGGGAAAATCCTGGCTTTTGTCTGCCGCCCTCCGCTGGGATTTGTTTGATGGGATGAACCGCAAATATGAGCGGGCCAAAGCCCTCCAAACGGTTAAGGAAACGGAAGAGCTGCTGAAAGGCCTTGACCAGATGGTCAGCTTCAAAATCCATGAGGCCTATCTGACGGTTCAAGAAGCGCAAAAAAATGCCGAGTTGGCCAGGGCGGCCCTCAAGACCGCCGAGGAAGGCCAGCGGCTGGTCAAGAGCCGCTATGAAAATTCCCTTTCCCCCCTGGTGGACTTTCTCGATGTCCAGGTGCACCTGAACCAGGCCAGGGCCGACCGGGTGGCCAAAGAGAATGAATATCTCTTTGCCCTGATCCATCTCGGATTCGAAAGCGGCACTATCCTGAAGGATTTAAATATAGAGTAA
- a CDS encoding efflux RND transporter periplasmic adaptor subunit: MKRPLPFWLMAMLLLFIGCREKEPHPSSQAQRPIVTGVSLLKVSPSSIDSFYETSGTVKAGAISIVASRSLGTVTAVKVREGDLVKAGEVLVTIDDRDLAQKVVQAETANQEALKALEVAGQNRSLAEVTFRRYANLHSEKVITQQEMDQIETRKKVAETEYDRFQETVKRTRAAVEEARIYHGFTRVTAPVSGLITEKKIDPGSLAAPGMPLLTIEDTSQFKVEASVDERLVQKIKNGSPVSILLNSSGERISGFIREIVPAIDPASRTFLIKIPLKGRGLKSGLYCKVLIPEGQKETILVPKKAVVEKGQLEGVYVVDDRKVMTFRLIRTGKAHEDRREVLSGLKGGEEVVVEGVERAIDGGWVKP, translated from the coding sequence ATGAAAAGGCCCCTTCCCTTCTGGCTCATGGCCATGCTCTTGCTTTTTATAGGTTGCCGGGAAAAAGAACCCCATCCTTCTTCCCAAGCCCAAAGACCAATTGTGACCGGTGTATCCCTGCTCAAGGTTTCTCCTTCTTCAATAGATTCCTTCTATGAAACATCGGGCACCGTCAAGGCCGGGGCAATCAGTATCGTGGCCAGCCGCAGTCTGGGAACGGTAACGGCCGTCAAGGTCCGGGAAGGCGATCTGGTAAAGGCCGGAGAGGTCCTGGTTACCATAGACGACCGGGATCTGGCCCAGAAGGTGGTTCAGGCCGAAACAGCCAACCAGGAGGCCTTAAAGGCCCTTGAGGTGGCCGGGCAGAACAGATCCCTGGCCGAGGTTACCTTCCGGCGATACGCCAATCTCCATTCGGAAAAAGTGATCACCCAGCAGGAGATGGACCAGATAGAAACCCGGAAAAAGGTGGCCGAGACGGAATATGACCGTTTCCAGGAAACCGTCAAGCGGACCAGGGCCGCTGTGGAGGAAGCCAGGATCTATCATGGATTTACCAGGGTGACTGCCCCGGTCTCCGGCCTGATTACCGAGAAGAAGATCGATCCGGGGAGTCTGGCTGCTCCGGGGATGCCCCTTTTGACTATTGAAGATACCTCCCAATTCAAAGTTGAAGCCTCAGTGGATGAACGTTTGGTCCAAAAAATAAAGAATGGGAGCCCGGTCTCTATTCTCCTTAATTCCAGCGGTGAACGGATTTCCGGTTTCATCAGGGAAATCGTTCCGGCCATCGATCCGGCCTCCAGGACCTTCCTGATCAAGATTCCCCTGAAAGGACGGGGCTTAAAAAGCGGCCTCTACTGTAAAGTCCTTATTCCGGAAGGGCAAAAAGAAACAATCCTGGTTCCGAAAAAAGCTGTGGTGGAAAAGGGGCAACTGGAAGGGGTCTATGTGGTGGATGACCGGAAGGTGATGACCTTCCGCCTCATCAGGACAGGGAAAGCCCATGAAGACCGGAGAGAGGTTCTTTCCGGACTGAAGGGCGGAGAAGAGGTGGTCGTGGAGGGTGTGGAGCGGGCCATTGACGGAGGATGGGTAAAACCGTGA
- a CDS encoding efflux RND transporter permease subunit, protein MGKTVSLRILGFAGTVAKTFIKSKLTPLIVIASIFLGLFAIVVTPREEEPQIIVPMIDVMVHYPGASAQEVDERVTKPMSKFLWEIKGVEYIYTLSKPGMSMAIVRFYVGQDLEKSLVNLYNKLMSNYDKIPPGVSQPLVKPKSIDDVPILSFTLWSSSYTGYELRRVAQEVGDELKKDKDVAEFQIIGGQKRQIRIVWEPLRLNAFHLTPGQLEGALRKANFLLPSGRFPAGSQEFIVETGGFLKEVQEVGNLVLIVADGRPVYLRDVARIIDGPEEPSNYVFMGFGPGEKKAPGGTFEAVTLSIAKKKGTNATQIAERAMEKIEALKGNRIPSGIEITTTRNYGETARDKSNELLKHMFLAALSVTILIALALGWREAIVVAVAVPVTLALTILVTYLVGYTLNRVTLFALIFSIGILVDDAIVVVENIHRHFKMSRVDPEVAVLAVDEVGNPTVLATFAVIAALLPMAAVSGLMGPYMRPIPVGASAAMVISLLIAFIISPWLSFIVLKGTKGGTAGEKEEGKILAKFNHLYERNLRSLLENKKKRIGFFILIIVLLLAAFSLIPLKWMTVKMLPFDNKSELQVVIDLPESASLEETAALTRKISDYLRTVPEVTNTQSYIGTSAPFNFNGLVRHYFLRSAGNQADIQVNFVVKEERKAQSHEIAKRIRPEIKRLGDQYQARVKVVEIPPGPPVLSTLVAEIYGPDHGRQIEIARQVKDIFTRAPGVVDVDWYVEQDQKKIFFMVDKEKAAFNGIGTEEVARAVQTTLNGTVAGLAHLVRDKEPVELLLRSPLSERAGTKALGGITLLSATGKAVPLAELVKVQEGIEDKTIYRKNLKRVVYVIGDVAGTEESPVYPILKMKEQVRNLKLPEGYELKQYSAVQPWMEDKYSMKWDGEWHITYEVFRDLGLAFGVVLILIYVMVVGWFKSFLVPLVIMAPIPLSLIGILPGHAVMGAFFTATSMIGFIAGAGIVVRNSIILVDFVDLKIAEGVPLKEAVIQAGIIRFRPMLLTAAAVVVGSSVILFDPIFQGMAIALMSGEVAATFLSRTMVPVLCYLLRARQSEGLLKCDIDTAPPDPQKTEECPT, encoded by the coding sequence ATGGGTAAAACCGTGAGTCTCAGAATACTCGGATTTGCCGGAACGGTCGCCAAGACCTTCATCAAATCAAAGCTGACGCCTCTCATCGTCATCGCCTCGATCTTTCTCGGCCTGTTTGCCATAGTGGTGACCCCCAGGGAGGAAGAGCCCCAGATTATCGTTCCCATGATCGACGTTATGGTCCACTATCCCGGGGCCTCGGCCCAGGAGGTGGATGAACGGGTCACCAAACCCATGTCCAAGTTCCTCTGGGAAATAAAAGGGGTGGAATACATCTATACCCTGTCGAAACCGGGGATGAGCATGGCCATCGTCCGGTTTTATGTCGGCCAGGACCTGGAGAAAAGCCTGGTCAACCTCTACAACAAGCTCATGTCGAATTACGACAAGATCCCTCCCGGCGTTTCACAGCCCCTGGTCAAACCCAAATCCATAGACGATGTCCCCATCCTTTCCTTTACCCTCTGGAGTTCCTCCTATACCGGCTATGAACTGCGCAGGGTGGCCCAGGAGGTGGGCGATGAGCTGAAAAAGGATAAGGACGTCGCCGAATTCCAGATCATCGGCGGCCAAAAAAGGCAGATCCGGATTGTCTGGGAGCCCCTTCGCCTGAACGCTTTTCATCTGACACCCGGCCAGCTTGAGGGGGCTTTGCGGAAGGCCAATTTCCTTTTACCTTCCGGCCGATTTCCGGCCGGAAGCCAGGAATTCATTGTGGAGACCGGCGGGTTTTTAAAAGAGGTTCAGGAAGTGGGCAATCTGGTCCTGATCGTGGCCGACGGGAGACCGGTCTATTTGAGGGATGTGGCCCGGATTATCGACGGTCCCGAGGAGCCGTCAAACTATGTTTTTATGGGTTTCGGTCCGGGGGAGAAAAAGGCCCCCGGAGGGACTTTCGAAGCCGTCACCCTGTCCATTGCCAAAAAAAAGGGGACCAATGCCACGCAGATTGCCGAAAGGGCTATGGAAAAGATAGAAGCCCTGAAAGGCAACCGGATCCCCTCGGGAATTGAGATCACCACCACCAGAAATTATGGCGAGACGGCCAGGGATAAATCCAATGAATTGCTCAAGCACATGTTTCTGGCGGCCCTATCGGTCACCATCCTCATTGCCCTGGCCCTGGGCTGGCGGGAGGCCATCGTGGTGGCCGTGGCTGTTCCGGTCACCCTGGCCCTGACCATTCTGGTGACTTATCTGGTGGGCTATACCCTGAACCGGGTAACCCTCTTTGCCCTCATCTTCTCCATCGGCATTCTGGTGGATGATGCCATCGTGGTGGTCGAAAATATCCACCGTCATTTCAAGATGAGCCGGGTGGATCCGGAAGTGGCCGTCCTGGCCGTCGATGAGGTGGGCAACCCCACGGTACTGGCCACCTTTGCAGTTATAGCCGCCCTGCTTCCCATGGCGGCGGTCTCGGGACTCATGGGGCCTTATATGAGACCCATCCCGGTAGGGGCCTCGGCGGCCATGGTCATCTCCCTGCTCATTGCCTTCATCATCAGTCCCTGGCTGAGCTTCATCGTCCTGAAAGGAACGAAAGGTGGCACAGCCGGCGAAAAAGAAGAAGGAAAGATTCTGGCCAAATTCAACCATCTCTATGAACGAAACCTCCGTTCCCTTCTGGAGAACAAAAAAAAGAGGATCGGGTTTTTCATCCTGATCATTGTGCTCTTGTTGGCAGCCTTCTCCCTGATCCCGCTCAAATGGATGACGGTCAAGATGCTTCCTTTTGACAACAAGAGTGAACTCCAGGTGGTCATCGACCTTCCGGAAAGTGCCAGCCTGGAAGAAACAGCGGCCCTGACCCGAAAGATCAGCGACTATCTCCGGACCGTACCGGAAGTGACCAACACCCAATCGTACATCGGCACCTCGGCCCCCTTCAATTTTAACGGTCTGGTGCGCCATTATTTCTTGAGGTCCGCCGGCAACCAGGCCGATATTCAGGTCAATTTCGTGGTCAAGGAAGAAAGGAAGGCCCAAAGCCACGAAATCGCCAAAAGGATCAGACCGGAGATCAAGAGACTGGGCGACCAATACCAGGCCCGGGTAAAGGTGGTGGAGATCCCCCCGGGGCCTCCGGTTTTAAGCACCCTGGTGGCCGAGATCTACGGACCGGATCATGGCCGACAAATCGAGATCGCCCGGCAGGTCAAGGATATTTTCACCCGGGCCCCGGGGGTGGTCGATGTCGACTGGTATGTGGAACAGGACCAGAAAAAAATCTTTTTCATGGTCGATAAAGAAAAAGCGGCCTTTAATGGAATCGGTACCGAGGAGGTCGCCCGGGCCGTTCAAACGACCCTGAACGGGACCGTGGCCGGCCTGGCCCACCTGGTCAGGGACAAGGAGCCGGTAGAGCTTCTTCTCCGATCCCCTCTTTCAGAGCGGGCCGGAACAAAGGCCCTGGGAGGGATAACCCTCCTATCCGCCACCGGTAAAGCCGTGCCCCTGGCCGAACTGGTCAAGGTCCAGGAAGGGATCGAAGATAAAACCATCTATCGGAAGAACCTGAAGCGGGTGGTCTACGTCATCGGGGATGTGGCAGGCACCGAGGAAAGTCCGGTCTATCCTATACTGAAGATGAAGGAACAGGTCAGGAACCTGAAACTCCCGGAAGGCTATGAGCTGAAACAATATTCTGCGGTCCAACCCTGGATGGAAGATAAATACTCTATGAAATGGGACGGCGAATGGCACATCACCTATGAGGTCTTCCGCGACCTGGGGTTGGCCTTCGGGGTGGTCCTGATACTGATTTACGTCATGGTCGTGGGCTGGTTTAAATCCTTTCTGGTGCCGCTGGTGATCATGGCCCCAATCCCTTTGTCCCTGATCGGTATCCTGCCGGGACATGCCGTGATGGGGGCCTTCTTTACCGCCACCTCCATGATCGGTTTTATCGCCGGGGCCGGGATCGTGGTCCGCAATTCCATCATCCTGGTGGATTTTGTCGATCTCAAAATCGCCGAGGGGGTGCCCCTTAAGGAGGCGGTGATCCAGGCCGGCATCATCCGCTTCAGACCCATGCTCCTGACCGCCGCCGCCGTGGTTGTCGGCTCTTCCGTGATCCTTTTCGACCCGATCTTTCAGGGTATGGCCATTGCCCTCATGTCGGGCGAAGTGGCGGCCACCTTTCTTTCCAGGACCATGGTGCCGGTCCTGTGCTACCTGCTGCGGGCCAGGCAGTCCGAAGGCCTGTTAAAGTGCGACATCGATACGGCCCCCCCGGACCCCCAAAAAACCGAGGAGTGTCCGACATGA
- a CDS encoding response regulator, translating into MTKILVVDDRPMDRELLKTLLQYARYQILEAADGAEALQMVRTEHPDLVISDVLLPKMDGYELVQRLRADPSTAQTLVIFYTAVFNEQEARVLASEVGVTRILIKPTDPQKILDMVAEVLQAKRTEVILSPPPNFDQKHYQLLIDKLILQVDAFRQSEERYRSLFENMLEGFAYCRMLFVDDRPQDFVYLDVNDKFVELTGLKNVVGRQATVVIPGLKTSNPELFEIYGRVARTGKPERFEIYLESLGIWLSIAAYSPKKNHFVAVFDNITERKEAEAEIRRLNVDLEQRVLERTIQLEAANRELGSFSYSVSHDLRAPLRAIDGFSRALLEDYRMALDEKGRKYLDRVRAATQRMGQLIDDLLKLSRVTQAEMTRQQVNLSRIIEVLARELEICQPERRVEWVIAPNVMADGDERLLEIALKNLLDNAWKFTGRKPSFRIEFGVRHQEGSVVYFIRDDGAGFDQTYSGKLFGTFQRLHSREEFEGTGVGLAIVQRIIHRHGGHIWAEGVVDLGATFYFTLEPAAKGL; encoded by the coding sequence ATGACCAAAATCCTTGTTGTCGATGATCGGCCCATGGACCGGGAGCTTTTAAAGACTCTGCTCCAATATGCCCGGTACCAGATTCTTGAGGCCGCCGATGGTGCCGAGGCGTTGCAAATGGTCCGGACCGAACACCCTGATCTGGTTATCTCCGACGTTCTCCTGCCTAAAATGGATGGCTACGAACTGGTGCAGCGGCTGCGGGCCGATCCATCGACCGCTCAGACCTTGGTCATCTTCTATACGGCGGTGTTTAACGAGCAAGAAGCTCGAGTCCTGGCTTCAGAGGTGGGTGTAACCCGCATACTCATAAAACCGACGGACCCGCAAAAAATCCTGGATATGGTAGCTGAGGTCCTTCAGGCCAAAAGAACCGAGGTCATTCTTTCTCCACCCCCCAATTTCGATCAAAAACACTATCAACTGCTGATAGACAAACTCATTCTCCAGGTTGATGCCTTCCGCCAAAGTGAGGAACGATATCGTTCACTATTTGAAAACATGTTGGAAGGATTTGCTTATTGTCGGATGTTGTTTGTGGATGACAGGCCCCAGGACTTTGTCTACCTCGACGTCAACGACAAATTTGTAGAACTGACCGGACTAAAAAATGTCGTCGGCAGGCAGGCCACCGTGGTCATCCCGGGCCTCAAGACCTCCAATCCGGAATTGTTTGAGATTTATGGAAGGGTGGCCCGAACCGGGAAACCCGAACGGTTTGAAATCTATTTGGAGTCTTTGGGAATCTGGCTCTCCATAGCAGCCTATAGTCCGAAAAAAAATCATTTTGTGGCCGTTTTTGATAACATCACCGAGAGGAAGGAAGCCGAGGCGGAAATCCGCCGGCTTAATGTTGACTTGGAACAACGGGTCCTCGAACGAACGATCCAGTTGGAGGCGGCCAACAGGGAGTTGGGGTCCTTTTCCTATTCCGTATCCCATGACCTGCGTGCCCCCCTAAGGGCCATTGACGGCTTCAGCCGGGCCTTGTTGGAAGATTACCGTATGGCCTTAGACGAAAAAGGGCGGAAATACCTGGACCGGGTGCGCGCCGCCACCCAGCGGATGGGGCAGTTGATTGATGATTTGCTTAAACTCTCGCGAGTGACCCAGGCCGAGATGACCCGTCAGCAGGTGAATCTCAGCCGGATAATTGAGGTGTTGGCTCGTGAATTGGAGATATGCCAGCCGGAGCGGCGGGTGGAATGGGTTATCGCCCCAAACGTCATGGCTGACGGAGACGAACGGTTATTAGAGATCGCCCTGAAAAATCTCCTGGACAATGCCTGGAAATTCACCGGACGAAAACCTTCCTTTCGCATAGAATTCGGCGTCCGGCACCAGGAGGGATCAGTGGTTTATTTTATACGGGATGACGGCGCCGGCTTTGACCAGACTTACAGCGGCAAACTGTTCGGCACTTTTCAGCGCCTTCACAGCAGAGAGGAATTCGAAGGAACCGGAGTGGGGCTAGCCATTGTGCAGCGCATCATCCACCGCCACGGCGGACACATCTGGGCTGAAGGGGTCGTCGACCTGGGAGCCACTTTTTATTTTACCCTTGAACCGGCCGCCAAAGGTTTATGA